The DNA sequence GACGCCCTCGTCCGCGGTGGCGCTCACCCTGCGCGCGGTCGGCGGGCTCACCACCCGCCAGATCGCCCGGGCCTACCTGGTGCCCGAGGCGACCATGGCACAGCGGATCAGCCGGGCCAAGCGCACCGTCTCCGGCGTGCGGTTCGTCCAGCCCGGCGACGTCGCCACCGTGCTGCGCGTGCTCTACCTGGTGTTCAACGAGGGCTACTCCGGCGACGTCGACCTGTCGGCAGAGGCGATCCGGCTCACCCGTCAGCTCGCCGCCGCCATCGACCATCCCGAGGTGGCCGGGCTGCTCGCCCTCATGCTGCTGCACCACGCCCGCCGGGCCAGCCGGACCGCGCCCGACGGCAGCCTGGTGCCGCTGGCCGAGCAGGACCGCCGCCGGTGGGACACCGGCCTGATCGCCGAGGGGGTGCGGGTCCTCCAGGCGGCGTTGGCCCGCGACCGGCTGGGCGAGTTCCAGGCCCAGGCCGCCGTCGCGGCCCTGCACGCCGACGCGCCCACCGCGGCGGAGACCGACTGGGTGCAGGTCGTGGAATGGTACGACGAGCTGGTCCGCCTGACCGACAGCCCGGTGGCACGGCTCAACCGTGCGGTCGCCGTCGGCGAGGCGGACGGTCCCCGGGCCGGGCTGGCCGCGCTCGCCGCGCTCGACGAGGCGCTGCCCCGGCACGCGGCGGTGGCGGCGTACCTGCACGAACGCGACGGCAGCCCGGAGACGGCGGCCCGCCTCTACGCCGAGGCCGCCCGCCGGGCCACCAGCCTCCCCGAACGCGACCACCTGACCCGCCAGGCCGCCCGCCTCAACACCCGGTGACCGCCGGTCCGGGCGTGGGTGCTCCGGCGCGCCGGTCGCACGCTAGCCTGCGGGCATGGATCCGGGGCAGGACGGCGAGCGGGTGGCCGCGTCCCTCGCGCACCGACTCGCCGGGCTGACCTTCGTGGATCTGACCACCGACCGGGTGACCGCCCGGCTCGTCGACGCCGTGGTCGAGTGGGCGACCGGCGA is a window from the Micromonospora sp. DSM 45708 genome containing:
- a CDS encoding RNA polymerase sigma factor; protein product: MDEVLLRSLTPGVLGVLVRRGADFAAAEDAVQDALVEALRVWPADPPREPKAWLVTVAWRRFLDTARADAARRRREDAVDEEPAPGPVPGVDDTLRLYFLCAHPSLTPSSAVALTLRAVGGLTTRQIARAYLVPEATMAQRISRAKRTVSGVRFVQPGDVATVLRVLYLVFNEGYSGDVDLSAEAIRLTRQLAAAIDHPEVAGLLALMLLHHARRASRTAPDGSLVPLAEQDRRRWDTGLIAEGVRVLQAALARDRLGEFQAQAAVAALHADAPTAAETDWVQVVEWYDELVRLTDSPVARLNRAVAVGEADGPRAGLAALAALDEALPRHAAVAAYLHERDGSPETAARLYAEAARRATSLPERDHLTRQAARLNTR